The Nitrospirota bacterium genome window below encodes:
- a CDS encoding cold shock domain-containing protein, with translation MTQGTVKWFNDSKGFGFITAEDNTEFFVHHTSIQGSGFKSLAEGDLVSFDTEKGPKGPKAINVVKR, from the coding sequence ATGACACAAGGAACTGTGAAATGGTTCAATGACAGTAAGGGGTTTGGCTTCATCACTGCGGAAGACAATACTGAATTTTTTGTCCACCATACATCTATCCAAGGCAGCGGCTTCAAAAGCCTTGCTGAGGGTGACTTGGTCAGTTTTGATACTGAAAAGGGCCCCAAAGGTCCCAAGGCAATTAATGTAGTGAAACGCTAA
- a CDS encoding RNA-binding protein, with protein MRKMYVGNIPYNATEDDLRELFSEYGEIESLKIMKDQFTDRSKGFGFIEMVNEEDAKKAMATLNGKNFKGKSLTVAEARPQQKRQDFNKRSSGYGGGAGRGWR; from the coding sequence ATGAGAAAAATGTATGTGGGAAATATTCCCTACAACGCAACTGAAGACGATTTAAGGGAACTGTTTTCAGAATATGGTGAGATTGAATCATTAAAAATAATGAAGGACCAATTCACAGACCGCTCCAAAGGATTTGGTTTCATTGAGATGGTCAATGAAGAAGATGCAAAGAAGGCGATGGCAACCCTTAACGGAAAAAATTTCAAGGGGAAATCACTTACTGTTGCTGAAGCGAGACCTCAACAGAAACGGCAGGATTTCAATAAGAGAAGTAGTGGCTATGGTGGTGGTGCAGGGAGAGGCTGGAGATAG
- the rpsU gene encoding 30S ribosomal protein S21: protein MEIKVSENNVEGALKVLKRKLQKEGLFREIKRRKAHEKPSEKAKRKQRDAKKRRMKALRYKKHV from the coding sequence TTGGAGATAAAGGTCAGTGAGAATAATGTCGAAGGCGCGCTGAAAGTCCTTAAGCGTAAATTGCAAAAAGAAGGGCTTTTTCGGGAAATAAAACGAAGAAAAGCACATGAGAAACCCTCTGAAAAGGCAAAACGCAAACAGCGAGATGCAAAAAAGCGGAGGATGAAGGCTCTGAGATATAAGAAACATGTGTAA
- a CDS encoding KH domain-containing protein: protein MKTLVELIARSLVDRPEDVVVTEIVGEKTALFELRVASSDIGKIVGKQGNTARAIRTILSAAGAKLKKRCVLEILD, encoded by the coding sequence ATGAAAACACTGGTTGAACTCATTGCGAGGTCTCTGGTAGACAGACCGGAAGATGTTGTGGTAACCGAGATAGTCGGAGAAAAAACCGCTCTCTTTGAATTGCGTGTGGCTTCAAGTGACATAGGTAAGATTGTCGGAAAGCAGGGCAATACAGCGCGAGCAATCAGAACAATACTGAGCGCTGCAGGTGCCAAACTTAAAAAGCGTTGTGTACTGGAAATACTGGATTAA
- a CDS encoding DEAD/DEAH box helicase translates to MKFHTFNFYPEVAAGIMSAGFMSPTPIQLQAIPPVMEGRDVIGLAQTGTGKTAAFVLPMLHRLMHGSRRGIQALILAPTRELAEQIHEAIGILGKQTHLRSVSIYGGVDMNQQIRKLRSSVEIIVACPGRLLDHMDRGVISLSHLKVLVLDEADRMFDMGFLPDIRKIIKQVPAKRQTLLFSATMPDDIRHLVREVLSHPITVQINPSAPVNTVTHALYPVDQHLKTTLLLELLYRTDTESVLVFTRTKHRAKRVGQLLAKKGYRAASLQGNLSQNRRQAALDGFRNGSYKVLVATDIAARGIDVTRISHVINYDMPDTVDAYTHRIGRTGRAEKTGDAFTFITHEDEYIVRSIERVLGEKVERRIIKGFDYKKKTALPEMQYKGKQNNTKPFSSNNPYASLPKGLPAKKGGRAETDE, encoded by the coding sequence ATGAAATTTCACACTTTTAATTTTTACCCGGAAGTGGCAGCCGGTATAATGTCGGCGGGTTTTATGTCCCCCACACCGATTCAGCTGCAGGCAATCCCTCCGGTCATGGAGGGTCGTGACGTCATCGGCCTGGCACAGACCGGCACCGGCAAGACCGCCGCATTCGTACTGCCAATGCTACATCGCCTGATGCATGGAAGTCGCAGAGGCATTCAAGCCCTCATCCTCGCGCCTACCCGTGAGCTTGCCGAACAGATTCACGAAGCAATCGGCATTCTGGGAAAACAGACCCATCTCCGGAGCGTAAGCATTTACGGTGGCGTGGACATGAACCAGCAGATAAGGAAGCTGCGAAGTAGCGTTGAGATTATTGTTGCCTGCCCCGGGCGTCTGCTCGATCATATGGATCGCGGAGTGATAAGCCTGTCACATCTGAAAGTACTCGTTTTGGATGAAGCTGACCGCATGTTTGATATGGGATTTCTGCCCGATATCAGGAAAATTATCAAGCAAGTGCCGGCGAAACGCCAGACTCTACTGTTTTCTGCGACCATGCCGGATGATATCAGACATTTGGTCAGGGAAGTCCTGAGTCATCCGATAACGGTGCAGATAAATCCCTCCGCACCGGTAAATACAGTAACACATGCGCTCTACCCCGTTGATCAGCACCTCAAGACCACACTCCTCCTTGAACTCTTGTACCGCACAGATACCGAGTCAGTTTTGGTGTTTACACGTACCAAGCATCGGGCCAAGCGTGTGGGACAACTTCTTGCAAAGAAAGGTTACCGGGCCGCATCGCTGCAGGGGAACCTGTCTCAGAACAGGCGTCAGGCGGCGCTCGACGGGTTTCGTAACGGATCATATAAGGTTCTTGTTGCGACAGATATTGCTGCACGCGGTATCGATGTTACACGCATATCCCACGTCATTAATTACGACATGCCAGATACCGTTGATGCATACACTCACCGCATAGGCCGTACTGGCCGAGCTGAAAAGACCGGGGATGCCTTTACCTTCATTACCCATGAGGATGAGTATATCGTGCGCAGCATCGAGCGCGTTCTCGGTGAAAAGGTTGAGCGTCGCATAATAAAAGGATTCGATTATAAGAAGAAAACAGCATTGCCTGAAATGCAATATAAAGGCAAACAAAATAATACGAAACCATTCAGTTCCAATAATCCCTATGCTTCACTGCCAAAGGGTTTGCCGGCAAAGAAGGGCGGAAGAGCAGAAACTGACGAGTAG